Within Sporosarcina sp. ANT_H38, the genomic segment GTTATTGGTTGGGTACTTATCGGATGCGGAACATTCTATATCCTTTATCTTGTCAGGGATGGTGCCTGGAGGATATATGATCCATTTGCACAAATCAGTGGAATGTTGCTATATGTAACTATTTTTTATAAGCCATTTCGACTTTTAGGGAGAGTCTTGTTAGTTCTGTTTATAAAGCCGCTCTGGTTTTTTGTTCGTCTGATCGTATTGATTGTCCGTAAAATCATTCTTTTTATCGCGAGAATCATTGTAGTCCTTTGCACACCATTTGTTAAATTATACCGTATCATTTCCAGAAAACTCTTTAAAAGAAGGGTGAAATGATATATAATTTGTGGACTAACAAATTGTATTGTGTGTAGAGAGGGAGTGCGGAACGTGGAACAGAAGCAGCAGAGGAAATCGTCCGATAGGGTCGCATCGATTCAAACTGAATATGTCCGCTCACTTCAAAAGAAAGAGACTAGGAAGAATGCGCGGAAAGTCCGTTTGTATCGAAGATTAGCTGTGTTTACTATTGCCGCAGCCATTATTCTTGGTGGCCTGACGAATATGTTCGTCAACCAGAAACAGGCGTTAGCTAAGAAAGAACTGCAAAAAGTAGAAGTTCTTGCCCAGCTTGAAGGGGTGCAGGAAGAACAAGAAATGCTAAAAAGACAAATCGTGAAATTGAATGATGACGAGTATATTGCAAAACTTGCACGCAAAGAATACTTCCTGTCTGAAAAGAGTGAAATTATTTTCTCAATACCCGAAAATAAGAAAAAAACAGATGAACAAGACGACGGAAAAGAGTAGTCTTATTGACACTCTTTTTTTATTGGCTATAATGGAAGTAAGGATCCTGCAATTTGCAGGGCTCATTAATACGGTTGCAAGGCTCCCAGCGTGGGGCCCGCTTAAATTTTAAGGAGGAGCATTTTTTTTATGTCAATTGAAGTAGGCAGCAAGCTAGAGGGTAAAGTAACAGGAATCACAAACTTCGGGGCGTTTGTCGAGCTACCGAGTGGCTCAACAGGCCTGGTCCATATTAGTGAAGTGGCGGACAATTATGTCAAAGACATCAATGATCATTTTAAAGTTGGTGACATGGTTGAAGTGAAAGTGATGAACGTCGGTGCAGATGGTAAAATTGGGTTATCAATTAGAAAAGCGAAACCTGAATCTGAACAGCGTCCAGAACGTCCTCAGCGCCCGCAACGTCCGCGTCAAGGTGGTCGTCCCGCTATGGAACGCCCTGAGAACTTTGAACAGAAGATGGCGAAGTTCATGAAAGACAGCGAAGAGCGTCTCTCTACTTTGAAGAGAGCGACAGAATCGAAACGCGGTGGCCGTGGCGCAAGCAGAGGGTAACTTGCTAGCTGTTTCAATTCATGAAAAAATGTAAGAATAGTATAAAGAAAAGCAGCGGACATAGGGTCATTACCCTTGTTCGCTGCTTTTTGATTGTGTTCGGGGAGGTGAACTGTAATGACTTTGGCACAAACTGTCATGGTAACTGGTGAAACTATCATGGCATTTGCACAAACTGTCATGACATCTGCAAGAACTATCACGACAAATTGCATAAACCGCCACACGTCACCAAACAATCGTCCGTTTTTCATTTTAAAAAAACACTCCCTACGTCGTAGGGAGTGTTTTTTTTATAACTTATTGTCCAACTATTGGACGGTTGTACCTGTATTTCATTAATGGCGGCAGAGGGGATCGAACCCCCGACCTCACGGGTATGAACCGTACGCTCTAGCCAGCTGAGCTACGCCGCCTGCATATGTCCTGGAAGCATTTATGTCTGCTAATTAGAAGAACAATATTTATAATACAAGTGAATCGATGAAGTGTCAACCCTCTTAGGAAAAAAGAAAAAACAGTTCGGAATGAGTCGAAACATTTCGTTGACTCTTTGTCAGAAACAGACAATTTCTTTCCGTCTACCTATGTATACTCAAAGCATAGTAGACATAGGAGGAATGAGAAATGAAACTAATTGATCATTTAGTGCGTCCGGTAGGCCATCCGATTGGTATGTATATCGAGATAATTGGAAAACGGAAAATGCATATTTTAGTTGCGACCTTATTCTTATTTGGATCTTTTTTCTTGTCGCAAGCTGTATTGTTCGATGCAGCGGTTCCTTTTTTCTTGCCTGTTTGGGCACTTGCGCGGGCCCGCTTCAAAAAACACCTCATATGGGTGTTCATTGGCGGGATGTTCGGGAGTGCATTTCTTGGCCTTGGACAGGCTGTTATCCATCTATTGATGCTTGCTCTATTCAATGCGGTTATTAAATATCCGCTGATGCGAAAATCGGTACCGCTCACGGTAGCGGGATGTATTATCGTTGTTCAAGTGTTGTGGCAGTTCATTATGCATCTCGGACAACCACCAGTAAATGTTCAATTATATATAGGTTTTGAAGCGG encodes:
- the yabQ gene encoding spore cortex biosynthesis protein YabQ: MSLSVQFLSLLAMIGTGIVAGAFMDMIGTSTAHAGKKSIIRKRAVWLEVIGWVLIGCGTFYILYLVRDGAWRIYDPFAQISGMLLYVTIFYKPFRLLGRVLLVLFIKPLWFFVRLIVLIVRKIILFIARIIVVLCTPFVKLYRIISRKLFKRRVK
- a CDS encoding S1 domain-containing RNA-binding protein, whose product is MSIEVGSKLEGKVTGITNFGAFVELPSGSTGLVHISEVADNYVKDINDHFKVGDMVEVKVMNVGADGKIGLSIRKAKPESEQRPERPQRPQRPRQGGRPAMERPENFEQKMAKFMKDSEERLSTLKRATESKRGGRGASRG
- a CDS encoding septum formation initiator family protein translates to MEQKQQRKSSDRVASIQTEYVRSLQKKETRKNARKVRLYRRLAVFTIAAAIILGGLTNMFVNQKQALAKKELQKVEVLAQLEGVQEEQEMLKRQIVKLNDDEYIAKLARKEYFLSEKSEIIFSIPENKKKTDEQDDGKE